Below is a window of Virgibacillus sp. NKC19-3 DNA.
TAGTGTTGTATAGAAACGAATTACACAACTGCTTCAATGAGAGGCGGTGTTTTTAGACATCATACTTGTCATGGTTTCTATTTACAAATGGCAACACGAACAGCTTTTTATCCTTTATATATTCTGCATAAAATACATCTTCTACTGTATTGAAATCTTGCTCTTTTAATTGTTCTAACAGCCATTCTTCGGTGAGATTTTTCTCTTTTAGATTATCGTAAATAATTTCGCCATCATTAATAAGTGATGTGGCAAGTTTAACATCTTGTGGTGAAGGTGAGACGTTCATATCACTCTTTGTAGGCGATTGGAAAGGTGATTTTTTTAAAACGGAAACAGTTCCGTTTGTTTCCAGTATGGCATGCTCGACTTCCTGAATTGAAAAAACATCTTTCGCTCGCAGTAAATTTTTTAGTTGATGAACATCAAGCTTATTCTTTTTCATCACATCCCGAATTAATTTACCGTTATAGATAATAATTGCTGGGCTTCCTTCTATGAGTGAACGTGTGCCTTTAAATTTCTGTGAAATAATTTCGGTTAAATATAATAAAGCCCCCCATAGTCCAATCACGAATGCTATTTGAGGTATTCCTGCTTTATCATCAAATAATGCATTCCCAACGAGTTCCCCTAAAATCAAGGATGCAATAAAATCAAAAGCTGTTAACTGTGAAATTTGAGTTTTCCCCAGTACTTTTGTCAATATAAATAAGGCAAAGAAGCCAAATAATGTTTCCCACAGCATTGGTAAATAATTTGTCAATTTATATGTCCCCCTATAAACATTTACGCTTTAGCATTACCGAATAACGCGAAAGTCATTCATTTTCAACAAGCAAAAAAAGGGGTTCGTTATGATTTATAACGAACCCCTTTTTCGTATCTAGCTAGTCGAACTAATTATTCGGATAAATGTTTAACCATAGTCACATGTGGAATACCGGCATCCATAAATTCGCCGGAAACGACCTCATAACCTAGACGTTGATAAAATTTTACTGCGTGTGTTTGTGCATTTAATTTAGCTTTCCTATAACCTTTGCTTGAGATTACCTCTTCCATTTGACGGATAATCTTTGTCCCATGTGATTTACCGCGATGTTTCTTTAGTATACAAATTCTCTCAAGCTTACCATAGTTGTCAGTAAATCGAAGACGGCTAGCTGCAATTGGTTCCTCGTCTTCATACCCAACAAAGTGGAGACATGTTTTGTCATGTTCGTCCACTTCTTCGTCAGGTGGAACTTTTTGTTCGTCAACAAATACAGTCATACGAACTTGATAAGCTTGATTTATGTCATTGCTGGTTTGGGCTAATTTAATATTCACACGTATTCCTTCCCAAATACAAATGTTTCATGCACCGACCATGAGCCATTATCCAATTGATATAACAGTTGAAACCGGTCAATTTCATCTTCAAATTGAATGTTTTTCATTTTTAGGCTTCCAAATACGTCGGAATATTCATCATTAGCTAGCTCTTGTGCGATTGTTATATGGGGAACAAAGGAATATGATTGATTCTCAGGAAATTTACCTTGCTGCATTTTTTTATTTAGGTCGATAAGTTCTTGAATCGGTTCCACTTTGAAATAAATGGTGTTTGTGACAGGGTAGAAGGTACTGACTTTGTTTACATTTATCGTAAAAGGTTCAAACTCGTTTGCTATCTTTTTCAACTCTGTCACCAGTTCTTCTATTTGCTTATCATTCGCTTCAAAAGATTCTTTTAACGTAATATGTGGCGGTACTAAATCATATCGTGGATCATAGCGCATTCTGTACGAATTTGCCTCATCTTGTATTGATTTTGATGGGAAAATAGCGATACCATATTTCATCATTAAAACCTCCTATAATAGTAATGATTATTTTCGTGCTTACGCTATATGATGGATATGTTTGTTCTTAGCAGGTAAGAGAACATAAAAATTCCTATCTGCATGAGTGCGAGCTTTGTATCACTGTAAAGGTTGACGATAACAAGTCCTTTAAAGTGAATAAATGAACATGGATTATATTTTATTATAACAGAAATCCCTATTAAATAGGAAGGTTATTTTTTGCAAGTTTTCTAAAACCCATTAAAACCCACCAAACATCGATGTCAACACACGCTTCATATCTTTTTGCCAATACTTCCATGTGTGCTGGCCACCCTCTAATTCATGATATGTATAACTCGCTCCTTTTTCTTGCAGGTAGTTGTTTAATGTCCTATTTGGTGTTAAAAAATCGACTTGACCATCAGATGTAGTATCAACAGCTGTCTCCTCTGTACCAATAGTATGGTAGATATCAATGGAATAGATATCTTTTGCATTTTCAGCTGCTGCTAATACATCCTCATCCACTAATGGGGACTGCATGATTACTTTGCCGAAAGTATTCGGGTATTTCAATGCTGTCATAAATGCCAACGTGCCGGCAAGCGAGTCCCCCATTAAGGCGCGTGATTTGCCCATATGGTATGTAGGAAGTTCCCTGTCCAGTAATGGGACAACTTCCGCAACGAGGAACTTGATGTAGGCCTCATTTTGCTTACCGTTTGGATGGTACTTTTCTCTACGATCATATTTATCCTGATAATGAATTCCCACAAAGATCGTATTCATTATCTCTTCACTATCATGTAGTCGATCGCTAAGTGTTGCGATTCTACCCATCTGGTAATAATCATCTCCATCTTGCATAATACAAATATGGTACTTGTATAGGGGTGAAAATGATTCTGGTTGATACAATTTCAATGTTATCGTTTCATCTAAGTAGTCACTGTTTATTTCTTTTTCAATCATCGTACCTTTTCTGCCCACTTGCGTACACCTCGATTACATTAAGATTTTTTCCAGTTTATGGACTGGATGTGATTAATTCGATTATAGGCGTATTAATTCGCTTTTTCTAATAATTGGCTTTTGTATAGTTTATAATAACGGCCATGCTGGCTGATCAGTTCTTCATGACTGCCCTTCTCTATTATTTTCCCATGCTCCATCATAATGATGGTATCCGCTTCCTGAATAGTGTTTAAACGATGAGCAATGACAAAACTGGTCCTGCCATGCATTAACCGTTTTAAAGCTTCTTGGATTTTTAACTCCGTAATGGTATCAATATTACTAGTGGCTTCATCAAGCACAAGAATTTTCGGTTCCGCAAGCAATGCCCGAGCAATCGTTAATAACTGTTTTTGGCCTTGGCTAATACCACTGCCTTTTGCATCAAGAATCGTATCGTATCCATGCGGCAGATTAGTTATGAATTCATGCGCATTTGCATTTATAGCAGCGTGGGTAACATCCTCGTCTGTTGCATCCAGACGACCATATCGAATATTTTCCCGGATCGTGGTATAGAAGAGGAAAGCATCCTGCAAGACAAATGCCATATGCTGCCTTAGATGTGTACGTTTGATGTTTTTCAGATCCATTCCGTCCAGTGCTATTTTTCCACTGTCATAGTTATAGAAACGCGAAATCAAATTAATGATTGTTGTCTTTCCTGCTCCAGTATGTCCAACAAAGGCAACGGTTTCGCCCGGTTTTGCTTCAAAGCTAATATTTTTTAAAATGGGTGTTTCTTCATAAGCGAAAGATACGTTATCGAATGTAATGTGACCCTTTGTTGATGGAAGCGTATTTGCTTCCTTTTCATCGATTTCCTCCTGTGTCTCATCAAGCACATTAAATACACGTTCCGCGCCTGCAATTGCAGAAAGTAGAACATTAAACTGATTGGAAAGTTCATTCAGCGGTCGCGTGAATTGACGTGCATATTCGGTGAAAATGACGATCACCCCAACCGTCACAAGCGTTGTATTAATGGCAAGGATTCCGCCAACCAGCGCGATTAACCCAAAGCTTAGAAAGTTTAACATATTCATTACCTTTGGAATGAAACCAGCAATGCATTGAGCCCAGAACCCTGTGTTTTTTAGCTTATTATTTCTTTCCTCGAATGCTTGAATGACTTGTTCTTCCTGAGAAAATGTTTTGACAACGTGTTGGCCTGATACCATTTCCTCTACATAGCCATTCACGTCTGCAATATCCTTCTGCTGCAATTTATACAGGGGACCTGTACGTTTAGTGATCCAACGTAAGGCATAAAGCATTGTAGGTATAACCGACATGGTTACGGCAGTTAATATGGGACTAAGATAAAGCATAACAGCAATGGTTCCCACAAGCGTCAATATACTGGAAAAGATTTGAATAACCGATTGATTTAACGTGTTGTTCACATTATCGATGTCATTGGTTAGGCGGCTCATTAATTCTCCATGCTGTCGTTTATCAAAATAGGAAATAGGTAATCGGTGAAACTGCTGGAATAGGTCTGCTCGTAAGGAATAAACTGTATTTTGTGCAACACCCACCATCCAGAAATTTTGTAGAAAAATGGATAGCGAGTGAAACAGGTAGACAAAAATGAGCCCGATTAACAATATACCAAGCCCGGTGCTTTCTCGGGTGACTATAAAATCATCAATCGCCATGCCGACCATAAATGGACCGAGAAGTGCTAATCCAGAGCTTATCATAACCATAAATATGACGAGCGAAAGTTTTCGTTTTTCTCTGGCTAAATAACTCCAAATCCGTTTGATCGTTGCTGTCACGTTCTTTGCTCTTTTCTGATCATCTTTCGTTACATGATCCAACGAAACTTTTTGATATTGAAAAGGGGCTTTTACGTTATTGGACATTGGTATACTCCTTTCCAAATTGTGATTCCACAATTTTGCGGTAGAGACCAGATTCTTTCATTAATGCATCATGAGAACCGATATTGAGAACGACTCCCTCATCCAGTAGTAAAATGCGGTCTGCACTTCTTGCTGTAGATATTTTTTGTGTAACGATTAGCGTTGTACACTGATAAACCTGAATCGCTTTAAGCAGCCTTGATTCTGTAGCCAGATCAAGTGCACTTGTACTATCATCAAGCATTAAAATTTTTGGGCTTCGGATGAGTGCGCGGGCGATGGAAATGCGTTGTTTCTGCCCACCGGATAAATTAACACCTTTCTGTCCAACCCTCGTCTCATATTGATCAGGCAGCTCCATAATCGTGTTATGGATCTGTGCATCTTTTGCAGCTCGGACAATATCTTCATACGTTGCATCCTTCTTACCCCAAGCGATATTATCTGTAATAGTTCCGGTGAAAAGCAGTGGACTTTGCGGAACATAACCAATACTGCCGCGAAGTTGATCCAGTAGATAAGTAGAAATTCGTTTGTCATCAATAAAAATTTCCCCACTTTCTGCATCATAAAGTCGAGGAAGCAATTGAAACAGGGTGGTTTTTCCAGATCCTGTAGAACCGATAATGGCAAGCCTTTCACCCGGTTGTAGTGTAAAGGTAATATTTGTTAATGTTTGCTTTTCTGCTCCCGGATAGTGGAAGGATACATGCTGATATTCTACTTTTCCGTCCGTAACAGTCTGTTTTTCATCTATGTCCTGAAGGTTCTGTACATTCACATCTAGGGTAAATATCTCATCTAAACGACCAGCGGATGCTTTTGTACGTGATAAGGCCATAATGATAAATGAAAACATGGAGATGGACATAGACACACGCAATGCGTAGTTGACAATGGTGACGACTTCACCGACAGAAGTCTGACCGGCAATTGCCTGTGCATTTCCAAACCAAATGATGAAAATAAGGCTCATGTTCATCACAAATAACAATACAGGCGTGGAAGCTTCCACAAATCGAAATGTCGTTTGGGTGGTATTTGCCAAGTCGCTGTTTGCCTTGATAAATCGGTTTTCCTCAAAATCCCGCCTGACAAAGGCTTTAATCAACCTCATCCCTGCTAGGTTCTCCTGCATAACGCGATTCACATTATCCACATGACGCTGCACTTTTGAAAACATTTTGCCAGAGAATGTAAGTACCCATAAAAGAAATAGAATAAGAAGTGGTACGGTAACTAGAAAAATTATCGCCAGTCCGGGATTAACAACAAATGCCATTACAACTCCGCCTATTACTAGTAAAGGAGCCTTTGCCATGATTCGTAGAGCCATAAATAGTGTATTTTGAATTTGCCGTACATCATTTGTAAATCTTGTTACAAGCGCGGACGCTGGATATTGATTTAAATTTCGGAATGAGAAATCCTGAATTTTTTCAAACAGCTTCTGCCGGATATCATATCCAAAAGCGAAACTCACATGTGCTGAATAAAATGAATTAAAAATGCCAGCTATGAACGCGATAAATGCGAGACTGATCATAATGCCGCCCCACATCAAAATATTATTTAAATCCTGATTCATCACTCCTTCATTTATCATTAACCCGAGGAAGAAAGGCAGCAATAACTCAATTGCAAGTTCCACGAGCATAAATGAATAAGCCATGACAATCGGAACCTTATATGCTTTTAAATAGGAAAAAGTCTTCACAAGTAACCTCCATCAAAGATAAGCAATTTTTCACTATTATAATTGGTAAAAAGGTTTTTTTCCAGTTTTTGTTTCGGGAAACGAAATGATTTCATGGAGTTGTATAAAGCGGCCAGGAGGGAGTGCTGATAAAATTGTCTAGACGCCGATAAACTCCGACAAGCGCTGATAAATAGGCGTAAAAGCCGATAAGATTATCATATGCGCTGATCAAATATGATATATCGAAATAGAACCGAGTAATTTTATATTGACAGATATGGTTTCATTATATATAGTAAATAGTGTTGGTAGACTCCTTCATGCTTCAGGGAGAATTCTATCGTCTACGAGCCGTTAGTTCAGCGGGAGAATACTTGCTTGACAGGCAAGGGGTCACTGGTTCAAATCCAGTACGGCTCATTTTGCACACGCATATTTTGAACAAGAAACAGCCCTTTTCTGTATAAAATTACAGGGGAATGGGCTGTTTTTCATTTGCCTCATCTCTACTTGATATCAGATCTACCTCGGAGGACGATTTTGTCGATACTTTTTATCGTCTTTCATGTCGTTCAACGCTTCTTTACTCTTATTTTTTGTCTTTTCTTTTTTTCCTTTTGGCATATGAATCCTCTTTTCTTTGTTGTAAAGGTCTAGCATATATTGTTTCCTTTATAGTTTGAACGAAGTTGATGAAAAGATGTATGGTATTCACTGACATTGGTAATGATTGACGAAATAAAAGCCGAGCGTCTTGCACATACTATTTATTGAAGGAAACAAGATAGAGGAGGTTCTTTTCGTGTCCGAAGAAAATAAAAATCGTAATAAAGATAAGAACAAGCAAAGAAATGTTATCAAATACGATACAAGTCCGAAAAACGAGAAAAATGATGCGGAGTTTGCCGCGAACAGCGAGTTTTTGAATTTAGATAATAAGAAGAACAAACGGAGACGATAAAAAAGATGAAGGTGTAGCGCGTTTCCATAGGAAATGCGCTACAGGCCTATAAGGAAATGTCTAGATTTCTTTTGACGAAATGGGCAAAAATAGTTTAATCCCTCGTTTGTTAAATGGAAGCAGCTTACTGTCTGCGATTAAATGGCTGATATAGCCTGCCAGACAAGTATAGAAAATGCCATTAACCCCAAGAGACAACTCCAACTCAGAAACAATAATCCCAAAGAAAATAACACCGATTATCGAATGGGTATAGCTACGATGTGAGACAAACGATGCGATTAAAATATAAATTCCAAATAGCATCATCCATGTTTCTTGTAAGGAGGACCCTCCTGCAAGGACACCGATTCCAGTGATGGTTAACATATGTTTTTGCTTGATGGACCAAGATAAGATAATCATCCCCAGTCCAATGCTGATACCAAGGTACCTATTCGTACTTACTCCCCCATAGAAACTGTATAAAACCATCGAAATTCCAATTAATAAAGCAACGGTCTGAATCACCTTATGAGATAGCGTAATTTTTCCTCGAAGCTTTCCATCAACATCGAGGTCGGGAATTAATCCTGAAACACCTCCAAGTCCAATGAAAAGAAGTGTTGTGGAAGGCGTAGTGTGAAAAGTGTTCGCTACGATAAATCCTGTTGCTATTCCAATTGCTGTATGTCCTGTGCCATTCACGTTTACTTCCACCTTTATAAAAAATGTAGCGATCTTGTACGCTCTGCTTTATTTTACAACAAAATATGGGTTCTGTTTAGAGGGAATTGGCATTTATTGTATATA
It encodes the following:
- a CDS encoding ABC transporter ATP-binding protein yields the protein MAYSFMLVELAIELLLPFFLGLMINEGVMNQDLNNILMWGGIMISLAFIAFIAGIFNSFYSAHVSFAFGYDIRQKLFEKIQDFSFRNLNQYPASALVTRFTNDVRQIQNTLFMALRIMAKAPLLVIGGVVMAFVVNPGLAIIFLVTVPLLILFLLWVLTFSGKMFSKVQRHVDNVNRVMQENLAGMRLIKAFVRRDFEENRFIKANSDLANTTQTTFRFVEASTPVLLFVMNMSLIFIIWFGNAQAIAGQTSVGEVVTIVNYALRVSMSISMFSFIIMALSRTKASAGRLDEIFTLDVNVQNLQDIDEKQTVTDGKVEYQHVSFHYPGAEKQTLTNITFTLQPGERLAIIGSTGSGKTTLFQLLPRLYDAESGEIFIDDKRISTYLLDQLRGSIGYVPQSPLLFTGTITDNIAWGKKDATYEDIVRAAKDAQIHNTIMELPDQYETRVGQKGVNLSGGQKQRISIARALIRSPKILMLDDSTSALDLATESRLLKAIQVYQCTTLIVTQKISTARSADRILLLDEGVVLNIGSHDALMKESGLYRKIVESQFGKEYTNVQ
- a CDS encoding metal-dependent hydrolase — its product is MNGTGHTAIGIATGFIVANTFHTTPSTTLLFIGLGGVSGLIPDLDVDGKLRGKITLSHKVIQTVALLIGISMVLYSFYGGVSTNRYLGISIGLGMIILSWSIKQKHMLTITGIGVLAGGSSLQETWMMLFGIYILIASFVSHRSYTHSIIGVIFFGIIVSELELSLGVNGIFYTCLAGYISHLIADSKLLPFNKRGIKLFLPISSKEI
- a CDS encoding ABC transporter ATP-binding protein codes for the protein MSNNVKAPFQYQKVSLDHVTKDDQKRAKNVTATIKRIWSYLAREKRKLSLVIFMVMISSGLALLGPFMVGMAIDDFIVTRESTGLGILLIGLIFVYLFHSLSIFLQNFWMVGVAQNTVYSLRADLFQQFHRLPISYFDKRQHGELMSRLTNDIDNVNNTLNQSVIQIFSSILTLVGTIAVMLYLSPILTAVTMSVIPTMLYALRWITKRTGPLYKLQQKDIADVNGYVEEMVSGQHVVKTFSQEEQVIQAFEERNNKLKNTGFWAQCIAGFIPKVMNMLNFLSFGLIALVGGILAINTTLVTVGVIVIFTEYARQFTRPLNELSNQFNVLLSAIAGAERVFNVLDETQEEIDEKEANTLPSTKGHITFDNVSFAYEETPILKNISFEAKPGETVAFVGHTGAGKTTIINLISRFYNYDSGKIALDGMDLKNIKRTHLRQHMAFVLQDAFLFYTTIRENIRYGRLDATDEDVTHAAINANAHEFITNLPHGYDTILDAKGSGISQGQKQLLTIARALLAEPKILVLDEATSNIDTITELKIQEALKRLMHGRTSFVIAHRLNTIQEADTIIMMEHGKIIEKGSHEELISQHGRYYKLYKSQLLEKAN
- a CDS encoding YjcG family protein → MKYGIAIFPSKSIQDEANSYRMRYDPRYDLVPPHITLKESFEANDKQIEELVTELKKIANEFEPFTINVNKVSTFYPVTNTIYFKVEPIQELIDLNKKMQQGKFPENQSYSFVPHITIAQELANDEYSDVFGSLKMKNIQFEDEIDRFQLLYQLDNGSWSVHETFVFGKEYV
- a CDS encoding alpha/beta hydrolase, whose translation is MGRKGTMIEKEINSDYLDETITLKLYQPESFSPLYKYHICIMQDGDDYYQMGRIATLSDRLHDSEEIMNTIFVGIHYQDKYDRREKYHPNGKQNEAYIKFLVAEVVPLLDRELPTYHMGKSRALMGDSLAGTLAFMTALKYPNTFGKVIMQSPLVDEDVLAAAENAKDIYSIDIYHTIGTEETAVDTTSDGQVDFLTPNRTLNNYLQEKGASYTYHELEGGQHTWKYWQKDMKRVLTSMFGGF
- a CDS encoding DUF421 domain-containing protein → MTNYLPMLWETLFGFFALFILTKVLGKTQISQLTAFDFIASLILGELVGNALFDDKAGIPQIAFVIGLWGALLYLTEIISQKFKGTRSLIEGSPAIIIYNGKLIRDVMKKNKLDVHQLKNLLRAKDVFSIQEVEHAILETNGTVSVLKKSPFQSPTKSDMNVSPSPQDVKLATSLINDGEIIYDNLKEKNLTEEWLLEQLKEQDFNTVEDVFYAEYIKDKKLFVLPFVNRNHDKYDV
- a CDS encoding GNAT family N-acetyltransferase; amino-acid sequence: MNIKLAQTSNDINQAYQVRMTVFVDEQKVPPDEEVDEHDKTCLHFVGYEDEEPIAASRLRFTDNYGKLERICILKKHRGKSHGTKIIRQMEEVISSKGYRKAKLNAQTHAVKFYQRLGYEVVSGEFMDAGIPHVTMVKHLSE